From a single Brassica napus cultivar Da-Ae chromosome C9, Da-Ae, whole genome shotgun sequence genomic region:
- the LOC106405764 gene encoding DELLA protein RGA2-like has product MKRDLHQFQGPPDTRFPNHGTANTGSSSKDKMMKVKEEEDGGNMDELLAVLGYKVRSSEMAEVALKLEQLETMMGNVQEDGLSNLATDTVHYNPSELYSWLDNMLTEFNPPPPEINNSFLAGAGGSDYDLKAIPGNAIYARSNQFAIDSSSSSNQAGDNSQSTKRLKSCSSPDSLVTGTTVTTTTTESTRSMVLVDSQENGVRLVHALMACAEAIQNNDLSIAEALVKQIGFLAVSQAGAMRKVATYFAEALARRIYRLSPPQTQIDHSLSDTLQMHFYETCPYLKFAHFTANQAILEAFEGKKRVHVIDFSMNQGLQWPALMQALALREGGPPVFRLTGIGPPAADNSDHLHEVGCKLAQLAEAIHVEFEYRGFVANSLADLDASMLELRPSEIEAVAVNSVFELHKLLGRTGGIEKVLGVVKQIKPVIFTVVEQESNHNGPVFLDRFTESLHYYSTLFDSLEGVPSSQDKVMSEVYLGKQICNLVACEGPDRVERHETLSQWANRFGTSGFAPAHLGSNAFKQASMLLALFNGGEGYLVEENNGCLMLGWHTRPLVTTSAWKLLAAH; this is encoded by the coding sequence ATGAAGAGAGATCTCCATCAGTTTCAAGGTCCTCCTGATACTAGATTCCCCAACCACGGGACAGCGAACACCGGTTCCTCTTCTAAAGACAAGATGATGAAggttaaggaagaagaagacggcgGAAACATGGATGAGCTTCTCGCTGTGTTGGGTTACAAGGTGAGGTCGTCAGAGATGGCGGAGGTTGCGTTGAAGCTAGAGCAGTTAGAGACCATGATGGGTAACGTTCAAGAAGATGGTTTATCTAATCTCGCGACGGATACTGTTCACTACAACCCGTCGGAGCTTTACTCGTGGCTTGATAACATGCTCACGGAGTTTAACCCGCCGCCGCCGGAGATAAACAACTCGTTTCTCGCCGGAGCTGGTGGTTCCGATTACGACCTCAAAGCCATTCCTGGAAACGCGATTTACGCGAGATCCAACCAGTTCGCGATAGATTCTTCCTCCTCGTCGAACCAAGCTGGTGATAACAGCCAGAGCACCAAGCGTTTGAAGTCATGCTCGAGCCCTGATTCGTTGGTTACAGGAACAACGGTAACAACCACAACTACTGAGTCAACTCGGTCCATGGTCCTGGTGGACTCGCAAGAGAACGGTGTGCGCCTAGTCCACGCGCTCATGGCCTGCGCGGAAGCTATCCAGAACAACGATTTGTCTATAGCGGAAGCTCTCGTCAAGCAGATTGGATTCTTAGCCGTGTCTCAAGCCGGAGCCATGAGGAAAGTGGCGACGTACTTCGCCGAAGCTCTCGCGCGGCGGATCTACCGCCTCTCTCCGCCGCAGACTCAGATCGATCACTCTCTCTCGGACACGCTCCAGATGCACTTCTACGAGACGTGCCCTTACCTCAAGTTCGCTCACTTCACGGCCAACCAAGCCATCCTCGAGGCTTTCGAAGGGAAGAAGAGAGTCCACGTCATCGACTTCTCCATGAATCAAGGCCTGCAATGGCCGGCGCTTATGCAAGCCCTTGCGTTGAGAGAAGGTGGTCCTCCTGTTTTCCGGTTAACCGGGATTGGTCCTCCGGCGGCGGATAACTCCGATCATCTCCATGAGGTTGGGTGTAAGTTAGCTCAGCTCGCGGAAGCGATTCACGTCGAGTTTGAGTATCGTGGCTTCGTGGCTAATAGCTTGGCCGATCTCGATGCTTCCATGCTTGAGCTTAGACCGAGTGAGATCGAAGCTGTGGCGGTTAACTCTGTTTTCGAGCTACACAAGCTCCTTGGCCGTACCGGTGGGATAGAGAAAGTTCTCGGCGTGGTGAAACAGATTAAACCGGTGATTTTCACGGTGGTTGAGCAAGAGTCGAATCATAACGGTCCGGTTTTCCTAGACCGGTTTACTGAGTCGCTGCATTACTATTCGACACTGTTTGATTCTTTGGAAGGTGTTCCCAGTAGCCAAGACAAAGTCATGTCGGAAGTTTACTTAGGGAAACAGATTTGCAATCTCGTGGCTTGTGAAGGACCAGACCGGGTGGAGAGACACGAGACGCTGAGTCAATGGGCTAACCGGTTCGGTACGTCCGGTTTTGCGCCGGCACATCTCGGGTCTAACGCGTTTAAGCAAGCGAGTATGCTTTTGGCTTTGTTTAACGGCGGCGAAGGTTATCTTGTGGAGGAGAATAATGGGTGTTTGATGTTGGGTTGGCATACTCGACCTCTGGTAACAACCTCCGCTTGGAAGCTATTGGCGGCGCACTGA